The genomic DNA CTGAAAGAAGAATTCGAACAGGAGTTGAAAATGTTCGGGTTTGATGGTGTGTATATCTGTCCCCATGAAGAAAGGGAGCGCTGCGGATGTCGGAAGCCAGAGATCGGCATGCTGAAGGAAGCGGCGGCGGATCGGGGGCTTGATCTCACCAAATGTGCCGTGATCGGAGACAGGTGGAAGGATATGCTCGCCGGCAAAAAGGCAGGGTGTACGACGGTGCTTGTCAGGACGGGAGCAGGTGAGAGTGAATGGCAGAAAAACAGAATGAACCTTGAAGGCACCGTGGACTACGTGGCTGAAGACCTTCAGGAAGCGACCCGCTGGCTCTTGAATTCCCCTCAACGTGTGCTGGAAGAGATATTGGACGGGGCAAATACAGAAGCACGTTTCGTCCTCGGGATAGACGGGTTGAGCCGGTCGGGTAAGTCGACCATAGTGTCAGAGATAGAGGAATGGCTGAAGGGTAAGGGGGTCACTCATCAGATTTTTCATATCGATGACCACATTGTCGAGCGGAAAGCACGGTATGACACCGGTCATGAGGAGTGGTTTGAATATTATAGTCTGCAGTGGGACCGGAAACGGTTGAGGGAAGAGTTCTTTATGAAACTGAAAGAGGGTTGCGTTGATGTGAGGTTACCTTTTTACGATGGAGAGCTGGATACCGTGACGGAAAGGCAGGTGCGGCTTCCGGATAAGGGGCTCATCATTGTAGAGGGGGTATTCCTTCAGCGGGAAGAATGGAGGGAAGCCTTTGATGGGATTCTATTCCTTGATTGTCCGAGAGAGCGACGGTTGCTCCGTGAATCGGAGGAGACGCAGCTGAAGCTTGAAAAGTTCAGGAATCGGTATTGGAAGGCAGAAGAGTATTACCTCGATACGGTTCGGCCGATAAAACGTGCAGACTGGGTCATCCCTACATAATGAAAACGGCCGGGAGACTCCCCGGCCGTTTCTTTTTTATCCTATATGGGCAAGAGGCTGGGACCGGAGATGTTCCCTTAGTAGATCCGGAGCCGTGAGGTAGAGCAATCCGTTTCCTTCGAGGGATTTCGGGTATCCGAGAGGGATGGTCCGTTTCACGAGCTGTGCATAGATTTCCGGTTCGCTCAATTCCCGTTTGAATGCTGCTTCCTCAAACTCTTTGATCAAGGCCAGCGCACCTGCTACATGGGGAGCCGACATGGACGTCCCGCTGAGCTTGGCATATTTATCTCCGGGGATCGTCGAGAGGATCTGCTCTCCAGGGGCTACAAGGTCGATTTCATTATTGGAATTGGTGAAGTAGGATGATTTCCTTTGGAGATCGATTGCTCCCACGGCGATGACTTCCTTATAGCTTGCCGGGTAGGAAAATTCATCTGTATCGCTGTTCCCGTCGCCTTCATTACCGGCTGCGGAAACCACCAGGATACCAGCTGCCACAGCTTTTTTGATTGCGTCATGAAGCGGTTTATAATCAGTCGGGCCGCCAAGGGACATGGAGATGATATCGACTCCCTGCTCCGTTGCGTACTCGATTCCCTTCACAATCCAATCGTATTGTCCTCTCCCGGAACTTCCGGCGAGTACTTTGATGATCATGAGGTCTGCAAGCGGGGCGACTCCGATCACTCCATCTCCATCTTCATTGGCGGCGATGGTTCCGGAGACATGGGTGCCATGTCCACTGTAGTCCGTCACATTATCTTCTGCCCCTGCATCGTCATCGGTAAAGTTCTTGACGCTCTTTACCCGTCCGGCAAGGTCAGGATGATGGATGTCACAGCCTGTATCGAGTACGGCGATGGTCGTGCCCTTTCCTTTGCATCCTTCTTTCCATAGTATGGGGGACTGAATCATTTCAATGCCTTTCGGAACCTCATTTACATCTCCAATCATTTCGTTCATGAAATACGGAATCAGCTTCATTTCGGTTGCCATGGTCATCCCTCCAAAATATTATTCTCGTGATGTCTATTAGTCTGAAGTTTCTGAAAATATACCATTTTTTTGGACAATTGTACAGGGTCGATGGTAATAGGTGGAATTTACCTACTTATGATTCAATGGAGAAAGGTCGTTTTTAAACAAACGTTTGATCAAGGCGGTTCCTTCCTTGCGCCTCAAGGAATCTACGTTTAAACGATTGTTGGTCATGCAAAAGGACTGGAAGGCATAGATTGATGAAGATGAGAAGGAGGGGAAAAAAGATGAATGGAAGGGATACGGGGAACATTGCGTACGCAGTAATCAAGGGAGGTCCGCTTGCACCGGATCTCGAAGGGAACGTCTTTTTTCACGAAGTGAAGGGAGGAGTGGAAGTAATGGTAGAGGTGAGGGGGCTTCCACCTTATAAAGAAGGGAAGAATGGGGAGAAACCAATCGGTCCCCATGGTTTCCATCTTCATGAGAAGGGGGTATGCGAAATTGGAGACCCGTCTGACCCTTTTACATCTGCGGGAGGTCATTGGAATCCAGGAGGTCAGCCTCATGGCAATCACGCAGGAGATTTTCCTGTCCTGTTTTCAAATGGGGGATATGCCCGTATGTCCTTCTTTACCAATAAATTTAGTGTGAAGGATGTGGTGGGAAAGGGCGTGATTATCCACCAGAGTCCAGATGATTTCCGGTCACAGCCTTCAGGTGATGCGGGGAAACGCTTGGCCTGCGGAGTGATCGTTCCCTATACCAAATCGCAAACATAATAGAAAAAATCGTACAGGGCACGCGCTGTACGATTTTTTTCTTCTATTAATAAAAGCCGAGCATATTGAGCATGACCACAATGATGAAAAGTGGTGCAACGAAGCGGATCAGGAAGAACCAAACTTCGAATATGCCTTTCTTCATGCTGCTTCCGCTTTTCAACTCTTCATAGAGAGCGGTCTTCTTCATCTTCAGAGGGACAAAGATGGATATCAGCAGGCACCCGAGAGGTAATAATACATTGCTTACGGCGAAATCGGCAAGATCAAAGATGATCTTATCAAATAGAGTAATGTCGCTGAGTACCCCATAAGAGAGGGCGGATGGGATCCCGAAAATGAAGATGGCAATCCCGACGATCCATGCCCACTTTGTCCTCTTTTCCGGATCATTCTTCGCGATGACCGATACGATGATTTCAAGCATGGAGAATGCTGAAGTCAAAGCAGCGAACAGGAAGAGGATCAGGAACGCGATGAAGAACAGCATTCCGAATGGCAGCTGGTTGAAGATCGTCGGCAGCACGTTGAACAGGAGGACAGGTCCTGCGTTAGGCTCGAGTCCGAATGCGAAGACCGCCGGGAAGATGGCAAGGCCAGCCAGGAGCACGATGAAGATATTCATGATGACGATGGACACAGCCGAACGCGGCAGGCTCTGGTTTTTCGGAAGATAGGAGCTATACGTCAGCATGACCGATACCCCGACGCTCAGAGTGAAGAACGATTGTCCCATGGCCTCCAGGATCGTGCGCGGTGTGACTTTGGAGAAATCCGGAAGAAGAAGGAATCGGACGCCTTCTCCCGCTCCGTCAAGGGTCACAGCACGAAGGACCAGCACAATGAAAAGGACGAACAGCGCAGGCATCATGATCTTGCTGGCACGCTCGATTCCCTGCTGAACGCCTTTGGCTACGACGACGATGGTCATCAGGATGAAGATGAGCTGAACGATGACACTCACCCACGGATCAGCAATGGTGGATCCGAATACCTCACCGTACTGATCCGAGGTCAATCCGTTCAGTTGTCCGGTGATGGCCTTGAACAGATAGATGACGATCCATCCGCCAACGACACTGTAGAAGGATAGCAGGATGAAGGATGCGACCATCCCGAGGACTCCGATCCAGTGCCACTGGGTTCCCGGGGAGATCTTTTTATACGCATCGATCGCATTGCTTTGGGCGGTCCTTCCGATGGAGAATTCCGCCAGCAACAGTGGGAGCCCAAGGAATAAAGTGAAAAGGATGAAGATCAGGAAGAATGCGCCGCCTCCGTTCTGCCCTGCAATATACGGGAATTTCCAAATTGCTCCCAAACCGATGGCCGATCCTGCAGCAGCAAGGATGAAGCCAAGTTTGGATGACCATTGTTCACGTTGACTCATGGGTTGATCTCCTTTCTGTTTATGGTTGTCGCCGAAGACAATAAAAAAAATCGCCCCTACATAATTGTAGGGACGATTGGATATCGCGGTACCACCCTAGTTATGGGACAAGCCCATCACTCTTCGGAAATAACGGCATACACCGTCTTTTGATCTCGTCAAAAGAAGCTCTGGAATCGAAATTCACTTACCGCATGTGTACCGATTTGCACCAACCATCGGCTCTCTTTAACAGGGAAGGGTTCGCTACTAGGTTCCTTCAAAGCTTTTCGTTATTTAGGTTATACAATTTTTATCATGGATTGACGTACATTGTCAATGTCTTTTCTGGAATTTGCCGTGATGTGCACAGATTGAGTTCAAAGCCAATCTCAAGTAAGATAAGAGAAAAACGAATGGAAAGTGTGTTTATACATGAAATCGACGATCGTCATCGGTGCCGGGATCCTCGGAGCCTCGACTGCTTATCACCTTGCGAGGAAAGGGGCGGATGTCCTGGTCGTGGACAGGGGAGATACGGGGCAGGCGACCGCGGCTGCAGCCGGTATCGTTTGTCCCTGGCTGTCTCAGCGCCGTAACAAAATATGGTACAAGCTTGCTAAAGGAGGAGCGGCCTACTATCCCGAACTCATCGAGATGCTTGAGGAGGATGGCGAGCATGAAACGGGGTATGAAAGGGTAGGTGCTCTCAGCCTCCATACGGATGAGAAGAAACTGGATGGAATGATGGAGAGGGCTTTGAAAAGGCGGGAGGATGCTCCGGAAATTGGGGAGCTGACGAAATTGTCGTCAGAAGAAACCCGGGCCCTTTTCCCGTTTCTCTCCGATGAATACAGGGCCGTCCATGTATCAGGGGCGGCCCGGGTGGACGGACGTGCTATCTGCAAAGCACTCTTGGCAGCTGCGGAGAAACGCGGTGCGATCCTCAGGCAAGGGAATGCCCGGCTCCTGAAAGAGGGAACGGGGATCATGCTCGATAACGAAAGGGTCGAAGCCGATCGTGTCATTGTCACGGCCGGCGTGTGGGCGAAGGAATTGTTTGCTCCACTCGGAATCGACGTTGATGTCACATCACAGAAGGCCCAAATCATCCATCTAAATGAAGCGGATGCCGATACCGATGAGTGGCCTGTCGTCATGCCACCCAATGATCAATACCTGCTTGCTTTCCCGGAAGGAAGGATCGTCGCAGGGGCCACCCACGAAAATGATCCCGTCAACGGAGGGGTCACAGCGGGAGGAATGCTTGAAATCCTTTCAAAAGCCATAGCCATCGCACCGGGTCTTCATGAAAGTGAAGTGGTAGAAACCCGGGTCGGCTATCGCCCATTCACCCCGGGTTTTTTGCCGGTATTCGGATACATGCCAAGCGTTGATGGGGTCCTCTTTGCCAACGGCCTCGGGGCATCGGGTCTAACGGCTGGCCCGTACCTAGGATCTCAGCTCGCGAAGCTGGCACTGGGGGAAGAGACCGATCTGGACCCTGCAGACTATGATGTGAACGGAGCTATACGCAACCCGTAATTCCCACTATTTT from Rossellomorea marisflavi includes the following:
- a CDS encoding sodium-dependent transporter, with protein sequence MSQREQWSSKLGFILAAAGSAIGLGAIWKFPYIAGQNGGGAFFLIFILFTLFLGLPLLLAEFSIGRTAQSNAIDAYKKISPGTQWHWIGVLGMVASFILLSFYSVVGGWIVIYLFKAITGQLNGLTSDQYGEVFGSTIADPWVSVIVQLIFILMTIVVVAKGVQQGIERASKIMMPALFVLFIVLVLRAVTLDGAGEGVRFLLLPDFSKVTPRTILEAMGQSFFTLSVGVSVMLTYSSYLPKNQSLPRSAVSIVIMNIFIVLLAGLAIFPAVFAFGLEPNAGPVLLFNVLPTIFNQLPFGMLFFIAFLILFLFAALTSAFSMLEIIVSVIAKNDPEKRTKWAWIVGIAIFIFGIPSALSYGVLSDITLFDKIIFDLADFAVSNVLLPLGCLLISIFVPLKMKKTALYEELKSGSSMKKGIFEVWFFLIRFVAPLFIIVVMLNMLGFY
- a CDS encoding kinase; the encoded protein is MWQALFIDRDGTLGGSSEIEYPGEFEMFPCSVTALKRIKETGIPILSFTNQPGIAARHELKEEFEQELKMFGFDGVYICPHEERERCGCRKPEIGMLKEAAADRGLDLTKCAVIGDRWKDMLAGKKAGCTTVLVRTGAGESEWQKNRMNLEGTVDYVAEDLQEATRWLLNSPQRVLEEILDGANTEARFVLGIDGLSRSGKSTIVSEIEEWLKGKGVTHQIFHIDDHIVERKARYDTGHEEWFEYYSLQWDRKRLREEFFMKLKEGCVDVRLPFYDGELDTVTERQVRLPDKGLIIVEGVFLQREEWREAFDGILFLDCPRERRLLRESEETQLKLEKFRNRYWKAEEYYLDTVRPIKRADWVIPT
- a CDS encoding S8 family peptidase, which codes for MATEMKLIPYFMNEMIGDVNEVPKGIEMIQSPILWKEGCKGKGTTIAVLDTGCDIHHPDLAGRVKSVKNFTDDDAGAEDNVTDYSGHGTHVSGTIAANEDGDGVIGVAPLADLMIIKVLAGSSGRGQYDWIVKGIEYATEQGVDIISMSLGGPTDYKPLHDAIKKAVAAGILVVSAAGNEGDGNSDTDEFSYPASYKEVIAVGAIDLQRKSSYFTNSNNEIDLVAPGEQILSTIPGDKYAKLSGTSMSAPHVAGALALIKEFEEAAFKRELSEPEIYAQLVKRTIPLGYPKSLEGNGLLYLTAPDLLREHLRSQPLAHIG
- a CDS encoding NAD(P)/FAD-dependent oxidoreductase, which gives rise to MKSTIVIGAGILGASTAYHLARKGADVLVVDRGDTGQATAAAAGIVCPWLSQRRNKIWYKLAKGGAAYYPELIEMLEEDGEHETGYERVGALSLHTDEKKLDGMMERALKRREDAPEIGELTKLSSEETRALFPFLSDEYRAVHVSGAARVDGRAICKALLAAAEKRGAILRQGNARLLKEGTGIMLDNERVEADRVIVTAGVWAKELFAPLGIDVDVTSQKAQIIHLNEADADTDEWPVVMPPNDQYLLAFPEGRIVAGATHENDPVNGGVTAGGMLEILSKAIAIAPGLHESEVVETRVGYRPFTPGFLPVFGYMPSVDGVLFANGLGASGLTAGPYLGSQLAKLALGEETDLDPADYDVNGAIRNP
- a CDS encoding superoxide dismutase family protein — encoded protein: MNGRDTGNIAYAVIKGGPLAPDLEGNVFFHEVKGGVEVMVEVRGLPPYKEGKNGEKPIGPHGFHLHEKGVCEIGDPSDPFTSAGGHWNPGGQPHGNHAGDFPVLFSNGGYARMSFFTNKFSVKDVVGKGVIIHQSPDDFRSQPSGDAGKRLACGVIVPYTKSQT